The genomic window TTGAGATTTGAATTTGAAATTTTGCGCAAAGTTTGGTATATTAAGTATGCTTAGGAGGTGGATTATGGATAGACTAGTATTTGACGATAGTTTGAAGACGGGAATAGAGGTAGTAGATGAACAACATAAGAAGCTTATAGAAGTAGTAAACAATTTTCTGGATAAGTTGTTGAATTCTGATACTAAAGCTATTTCTTCAGAGGTAGAGAAATTATTTGACTTTATGGCTGAGTATTCAGTGTTTCATTTCCAGACTGAGGAGAAAATAATGGAAGAGAATTCTTGTCCAACGCTAGATCTGCATAGATCACAGCATCAGTTCTTCATCATGGAGGCGAATAAACTAAAGTTTGATTTGAGAACCAAGGGACTAACTCCAGAGCTTTTGAGCAAAGTTCAGTATTTGTTGCTAGATTGGGTTAAGGATCACATTATGGATATGGACAAGAAGATATGCGATAAGAAGGACAAAGTTTCATAGATTTGTTTAAAACTTATCATAGTTTAAGTTTTTGTCTAGGAGATGTTAAGTTGGCAGTATGGTGATTACGAAGTAGAAGTGTGAGAATTTTTATTTTTCTTCTAGCTTGTTCAGGATCCTTTGGATTATGATTTCCATTCTTTGGGTGTGAGTTGAGAACCAGAATATTTTGTTACATACTGGGCATTTATAAAATTCACTAAAGTTTTTGCATATCTCCTGAGATAATAGCTTTTCCGCTTCCTTTTTAGGTATTCTGATTAACTTTGTGTTACACTCTAAACATCTGATGAATGGAGAAATCTGATTCTTAAGCTTGAAAGTCTTTAATACTTCTACTGTTTGTTCTATCTTGTCCTCGGAAGTCACAAGGAATATCCTATTACCGTAGGTGTGGTATTCATCTTTAAGATGCCTGTCTTTGGTAAGAAGAATTGCTTTCTTGTCCTCTTCTATGATCTTGATTAGTTCTTTATCTTCAATCTTTGCAAAGTATTCTGTGTGAAAACCTAACATTCTTAGGTATTTTGCTAGTCCTCCGAGCATTGAGTCAGCAACAAATCTTACTATCATACTTTAAGAGAAATAAGTATTCCTTGTAGTTCCTTGATTATGCCTTTTAGCCTAAGTTTAGAAACTTCCGAGGTAATTGTCTCTTCAAGCATTCTTTTTAGTTTTTCATCACTTATTACAACCACTTTCAAGACCCTATCCTTGTTTTTACTTGACGTTTTCTCAATTACCTTCACAATCTCTTGAGTTCTGAGGATTAGCTTTTTGAGCAGTTCTCTATATTTTTCTATGTGTTCTTCTCTAAAGCTTGTTTCTATGGTTTTATCAAGCTCGGAAAGTTCCTTTATCGTTTCATCTATTTCCTCGTTTATTATGCGTTTAGAACTACTTTCTAATATTCTCGGGAATAGTGATTGTCTTTCGGAGATGGGGGTAGATCTTTGAGGGGGTAGGTTGCTATTCCTACCCAGTCTGGATACCCTCATTTCTTATAGCAAGGAGGTTATTCCTCTTCTTCTCCTTCAAAATCTTCTTCTTCAAATTCATCTTCGGTTTCTTCAAATTCTTCTTCTTCGTAATCTTCAAAGAGATCCTCATCCTCAAACTCGTCATTCTCAATATCTTCAAATTCATCATCAAAGTCTTCCTCTTCAAATTCTTCTTCAAATTCTTCTTCATCGCCAGAGAAATATAGCAGATTGTCCTTTAATATTTCTTCCATACTCTTCCTCCTTAGAAAAGATTGTGAAGAATGAAGAATGATTTTTCAACAATTTATCAAGTTAAGACTAGATGTCCGAGGAGACGTTTACTAAGAGGATTTCTATTAACTTAGATGGCTCACGAGAAAAGTAGCAAATAAAAAGAAATGTCTGATTGTAAGTTCTATGCTTTGCTGAAGGTATTTGTTGTAGAAAGGTTGGTGTCTAAGAGGCACACCAAGAAGTTATGAGGTTACCTTGTGGTAAAACTTGTGTCTGGATGGTAAATCTTGGGTGCTTTTAGCTGTTGCTTCTTCTCTCGGCAGATAGGGCATGTATTTCTAGCTGTTCGTATCTTGCAAGTTTTGAGATAGTAGGTATGTCTTCTTCAAGACTTTTATTGTCCCACTGGGCGATGTTGTAAAGTTTGACAAAGTTATAAACTCCCAAAGGTGAAGAGAATCTGGCAGTTGCGCCAGTAGGTAAAACATGATTTACACCTGCTATGTAGTCAGTTAGGACAACAGGAGTGTTGTTACCTATTATTACTGTTCCTGCATTTTTAACATAGTTGTCTATGTTCTCAATACTTATTCCTTCTACAATTACTTCTAAGTGTTCTGGAGCGATGGCATTTACAATTTCAAAACCTTCTTCAATGCTTTCAACAAGTATGAAGAAAAAATTATCCACTGACTTTGACAGTATGTCTTTTCTTTTTGCTTTGTCCAGCGTTGAAAGAACTTCTTCTTTTACTCTTTCTATAAGCTCCTGATTCGTTGAGATGAAGTATCCGCTTGAGTCTGGATCGTGTTCAAGCTGTGATAACAGATCAAGCGAGATAAAGTGAGGGTTTCCGGTATTTGCAATAACTGCTATTTCACTAGGTCCTGGTAGCATGTCTATACCTATAATACCGTTTAGGATCTTCTTAGCAGTGACATAGTATTTATTTCCAGGGCCTACTATCATGTCAGCTTTTGGTATAGTTTCGGTTCCAAATGCAAAGCTTGCTACTGCTACCGCTCCGCCAACCTTAAATACATCATTTATCCCCATAATCTCACAGAGATAGAGTATAACTGATGGTATTTTGCCTTTCTTTGACGGAGTTGAAACGAATATTTCTTTCACCCCCGCTACCTTTGCTGGAATGAGGTTCATTATCAAAGTGGATGGATATATTGCTCTTCCTCCTGGAACATAAACACATACTCTCTCAATAGGTTTTATGACTTGCCCTACGATTCCCTTAGTTTTAGCTACCCATTTGCCATATAAGTGAAAATGCCTAAGTTGTTCCTGGTGAAAACTTTTCACTCTTTCTATCATCTCAAGAAATCCTTTCACTACTCCAGTAAGCTCTACGCTAGTTTCTACCTCTTCTCTTGCTCTGAGAAATTCATCCTCACTTACCTTAATTTGGTCTCCTTCAAATTCGTCAAATTCTCTAAGATACTCAATGACAGCTTTATCTCCGTTCTTTCTAACATCTTCTATAATTCTCTCAACTACCTTCACCACCTCTTTCTCAAGCAATACCTCGCTTCCTTTCCTAGGAATACTATCCAGAATCTCACCTCTGAGGTTAGTAATTCTCATACTGTCTTATTTTAACTGATCGTTGATCTTCCTTACATATAAATCTGCGAAAATGTCAATAAATTCCAATTTCCATTAGGTGAGTAGATAAAGTAACTTTTTGTTTACCCACTCTCTCCGTTTCTAGATAGCATTCATCAATCACAAATTTCACTTCACACCAAGCCTTTTGTTTATTAAGAAAAGTATTCACCCAGTCCCGGCAGGGACTGCGAGAGAGATAAAAGAGAGACTGCATCCTAGTTACAAAT from Brevinematia bacterium includes these protein-coding regions:
- a CDS encoding hemerythrin family protein; this translates as MDRLVFDDSLKTGIEVVDEQHKKLIEVVNNFLDKLLNSDTKAISSEVEKLFDFMAEYSVFHFQTEEKIMEENSCPTLDLHRSQHQFFIMEANKLKFDLRTKGLTPELLSKVQYLLLDWVKDHIMDMDKKICDKKDKVS
- a CDS encoding Mut7-C RNAse domain-containing protein — encoded protein: MIVRFVADSMLGGLAKYLRMLGFHTEYFAKIEDKELIKIIEEDKKAILLTKDRHLKDEYHTYGNRIFLVTSEDKIEQTVEVLKTFKLKNQISPFIRCLECNTKLIRIPKKEAEKLLSQEICKNFSEFYKCPVCNKIFWFSTHTQRMEIIIQRILNKLEEK
- a CDS encoding DUF327 family protein, giving the protein MRVSRLGRNSNLPPQRSTPISERQSLFPRILESSSKRIINEEIDETIKELSELDKTIETSFREEHIEKYRELLKKLILRTQEIVKVIEKTSSKNKDRVLKVVVISDEKLKRMLEETITSEVSKLRLKGIIKELQGILISLKV
- the hisD gene encoding histidinol dehydrogenase; the encoded protein is MRITNLRGEILDSIPRKGSEVLLEKEVVKVVERIIEDVRKNGDKAVIEYLREFDEFEGDQIKVSEDEFLRAREEVETSVELTGVVKGFLEMIERVKSFHQEQLRHFHLYGKWVAKTKGIVGQVIKPIERVCVYVPGGRAIYPSTLIMNLIPAKVAGVKEIFVSTPSKKGKIPSVILYLCEIMGINDVFKVGGAVAVASFAFGTETIPKADMIVGPGNKYYVTAKKILNGIIGIDMLPGPSEIAVIANTGNPHFISLDLLSQLEHDPDSSGYFISTNQELIERVKEEVLSTLDKAKRKDILSKSVDNFFFILVESIEEGFEIVNAIAPEHLEVIVEGISIENIDNYVKNAGTVIIGNNTPVVLTDYIAGVNHVLPTGATARFSSPLGVYNFVKLYNIAQWDNKSLEEDIPTISKLARYEQLEIHALSAERRSNS